DNA from Phoenix dactylifera cultivar Barhee BC4 unplaced genomic scaffold, palm_55x_up_171113_PBpolish2nd_filt_p 000771F, whole genome shotgun sequence:
TGTATgttctataattaaaaaaaaaaaaggctgtctgttctataattaaaaaaaaagtatggtatctttttttcttcttcattttcaAAATGTACTTTTTGTTAGGAGTACAAATGGATCTGATTGGACCGaatcatgagtgacctcaatcCAACCTAGTTCTTTGTTCGGTCCTAATTTTAGACCTAGTCACAACTCAATAAAAAATCAGATTTGATCGGGTCAGGACTATGGCTACAATTTTTGATCTAATAGATcattcggatcggatcggattgGGTTTTTGTATAATCTAGatctaatttaaaaaatttgggTGCTACATGGATCCAATTTAAAAAATTTGGATCGAGTTTGGGTCATACCCTATTTCCATCCAAAATTTTTATCAATAAAGAAAGCCTCCGGCCCGAGAGGGGCCAAGGTCTCCCCCCCAACCCACCTTACACAAGAAACCCCCCTCGAGAGACCGTGTTTCTTATGGCGAGATCGCGAAACGTGCGGCACACGTTGGTGGTGTCATCCCCCACGAAACTTCCTGCTCTGCTCCGTTGCGGGCCCCAGCTAGACTTCCATGCATCTCTTCCTGTATGGTGGCCAAGAAAATTTAGGCCACATGGGGCCAAAATATTGGgaccatacaaaaaaaaaaaaaggcagataACATCCTCATAAATTTGGGTGGGTTTCTCACCTCCCCTCcaacagaaagagagagagagaagtccTTGGAGCACACAAAGGTGCTGAAACTATAGCCAAGACCCTTcaattaagagagagagagcgagatagCAATCCTTGGAGCACACAACGCTGCTGAAGCTATGGTTGAAGAGAGCATGACTAGCCAAACAGCACAAATAGATTTCGATCTTGAAGTTCCTTCGGGCGAAGTCCAGCCCGATCGCATACCCATGAATCCTAAATTGCTCAAATCAGCAATATCAGGAGATAAAAGAATTCTGGATAAGTTACTACGACCAGTAGATATTTCTTCTGGAGCTTCGGTGGGGGAGATTACAATAATAGTACCAGAGGATGCTCCAACACAAAAAGATATCAGCTGCCTCCTTGGAGTTACAATGGAGGGGAATACGGTCCTCCATATAGTTGCTAGCCGAGGACATCTCGAGATTGCCGAGGAGATCCGTCATAGAGAGATCTCTCTTTTGGCAGCACCAAACACGAGGCTCAACACTCCATTGCATTGCGCTGCAAGGGCTGGGGGCTGGGTATGACGAGATGGTCTCCCTTATCATCCAGTTTGCAAGAGAGGGTGAGATCGAAGAAAGGAGAGTCCTGAGGGCCAAAAACAGGGACGAGGCGAATGCTTTGCACGAGGCCGCCAAATATAACCATGCGAGCGTGGCCAAAGTACTGATGGAGGAGGATGCTGGACTGGCGTCAATGCTGAATAGTATTGGCATGCCTCCGCTCTATCTGGCCATCGCGACGAGATCCCTTGATGCAGCCAAAACCTTGCTACGGTCTTCCTCCTGGGAGAAGGCTTCTCCAGCATCTTACGCAGGCCCTGACAAGAAAACAGCATTGCATGCAACAGTCCTTCTGAGTCGAGGTAATCGAGCGCTAGACTTATATATTGTTCccactcttttcttcttttttttttttttttttttgaagaaaaagtgAGTAGATCAGTACCATTTAGAAGTGTGAAACCACCGTTTCATTTGTTAAATGATCATAatataaaagaaataagaaagctATATCAAATAATGCAGCAAAACAAGGCCATTCGGGAGCGTACAGGCAACCACTGTACACACCTAGTAAAATAGATTAACATTACCTCCAGAAAAATTaatgaaacaaagaaaaaaaaaacacggcCACCTAGGAATCTTTCCCTCAACCTCAGAAGATCCAGAAAGTGGGAATTAAGCAACTAGGAACCGCAATTATTCACTGGGAAGAACCCAGGCCTTAAGAGATtggcctttgttttttttttatgttaagGGAGGCAAGATTGTCAACCGACTTTTATTGAAATTAAGGGATCGTCCCAAAAAATAAAGTAGCCGGGATGTTGTCGGGGCAGACGTGATCGAGTGGATCAGCTGGGCCTCTTCTCTGCTGGTGTTGTGCCTGCCTATTTAGGCTTATTAATGTTCAGTTGGGAAGTTTCCTTGATGGTCCCCATGTGTAACTTCTCTCGTAACAAACAACAAActttgatttttcttcttttagtgtTCTTGTGATGATTCACCATCTGACTAAATATCTTAATGGATGTATTAAGCAGAGTATAAAGCAAGCATATGCATGGAAGACAATGCTCCGTCTTTTAATTTGTGAAAGCACCATGAACATTGTATAACACAAGTACTCACGATACCTTACATTATACTTACGTGATAGAAATTACTAAAGACATATTGCAGCGGAAGCCGATGCTCGCCAAAGGTGTCGATTCCTCTGGAAGAATTCCTCTTCATTATGCAGCTTTATATGGTCATCATGATACGGTGAAGCTATTATTGAAGCACGATCCCTCTACAGCCTACCAACCAGATGCCAATGGCTCATTTCCCATACACATTGCAGCTAGTAGGGGAAACGTTCCTATAATTGATCAGATTTTAAAACAGTGCCCGGGTACAGATGAATTATTAGACGAATGGGGTAGGAATTTTCTTCACGTTGCTTTCAAAAGGGGAAAGTTAGATGTGGTGAAGAAAATTATCTCCAAGAGACCGGACCTCAGGAAGCTGTTAAATGACGAGGATAATGCACACAGCTATTGAAAACAGTGACCTACAGAGCGTGCATTTTCTTCTGCGGGACAAAACCGTGTACGTCAACGTTATCAACCACAACGGCTTCACCCCACTCGACTTGGCTTCCGCAAAGTTGGATAAGAAGGGCCTCCTGCACTGACGGATGGTAAACTCTAAACGGCCTTATATTCGTCTGGCGTGCTAACCAGTGAATCACTAGCTTTAATTTCTTACACCCACAAGTTGGATAACCAGTGATCGCAAGCGAATTAAACACCCTCAAAACCCACTCAATTGGGTTTCGTATCTAAACTCGGCCCCACATGTCTCCTTTGCTCGTACGTCTACCCAAGTCCCTAACTCCCAGGCGCCCTGGTTTCAACCTTTTACCTGCACCGGCTAATTAAAACCTATTTCGTCTCTTCCTTGCACTCGCTAATTCCAATGCCCTTTCACTTTACCCAATGCCTTTTCACTCGCTATTCCGTCTCTTTCTCCTTCATTTTCAAAACGTACTTTTTATTAGAAGTGCAAATGGTTGGACCGAATCATCTCAATCCAACCTAGTTCTTTGTTCGATCCTAATTTTAAACCTAGATGCAATCCAATAAAAAATCAGATTTAGCCGGATCAGGGCCACGGCTACAATTTTTGATCCAATAGATCATTTGAGTCGGATCGGATTGAGTTTATGTATAATCCAGatctaattttaaaaatttggatgctatatatatatatatatggatccaattcaaaaaatttgaGTCAAGTTTGGGTCATAACCCATTTCCATCCAAAATTATTATCATGCTGATAAGTGACACCACTCGGGCCTGCAGTAGCAACAGAGGGGTCAAGGTTTCTAGAGGGGTCAACGTCTCCTTAAAATAACCAACCCCACCTTATGTAAGTGAAACAAAAGAGACCGCGTTTCTCCGGCCTGGGTGCGGACCAGGTGATACTCCGTTTCCATTCAAAATCACTATTACGGTGATAAGTGACACCACTCACAGCTGGGCCCGCGGTAGCAATAAAGAAAGCCTCCGGCCCGAGAGGGGTCAAGGTCTCCCCCCAACCCACCTAACACAAGAAACCCCCCTCGAGAGACCGTGTTTCTTACGGCGAGATCGCGAAACGTGCGGCACACGTTGGTGGTGTCATCCCCCACGAAACTTCCTGCTCTCCTCCGTTGCGGGCCCCAGCTAGACTTCCATGCATCTCTTCCTGTATGGTGGCCAAGAAAATTTAGGCCACATGGGGCCAAAATATTGGGACCATACAAAAAAAAGGCAGATAACTTATCCTCATAAATTTGGGTGGGTTTCTCACCTCCCCTccaaccgagagagagagagagagagagattcttgGAGCACACAAAAGTGCTGAAACTATAGTCGAGCCCCTTCAATTAAGAGAAAAAGAGCGGTTCTTGGAGTACACAACGCTGCTGAATCTATGGTCGAAAAGAGCATGACTAGCCAAACAACACAAATAGATTTcgatcttgaagttcctccagGTGAAATCCAGCCCAGTCGCATACCCATGAATCCTAAATTGCTCAAATCGGCAAGATCAGGAGACAAAAGAATCCTGGATGAGTTACTACGACTAGAAGATTTTTCTTCTGAAGCTTCGGTGGGGGGATCACAATAACAGTACCAGAGAATGCTCCAATATAAGAAGATACCAGCTGCCTCCTTTCAGTTACATTGGAGGGGAACACGGTCCTCCATATAGTTGCTAACCGAGGACATCTCGAGATTGCCAAGAAGATTTGTCGTAAAGAGATCTCTCTCTTGGTAGCAGCAAACACGAGACTCGACACTCCATTATATTGCGCTGCAAGGGCTGGAGATGACAAGATGGTCTCCCTCATCATCCAGTTTGCAAGGGAGGGCGAGATCGAAAAAAAAAGAGTCCTGAGGGCCAAGAATAGGGATGAGGCAAATGCTTTGCACGAGGCTGCCAAATATAACCATAGGAGTGTGGCCAAAGTATTGATGGAGGAAGATGCTGGACTAGCGTCAATGCCAAATAGTATTGGCATGTCTCCACTCTATCTGGCCATTGCGGCAGGATCCCTCGATGTAGCCAAAGCCTTGCTACGGTCTTCCTCCTCGGAGAAGGCTTCTCCAGCATCTTACGGAGGCCCTAACAAGAAAACGGCGTTGCATGCAGCTGTCCTTCTGAGTCGAGGTAATTGAGCGCTAGACTTACATATTGTTcccactcttttcttctcttttttttttttttttttgaagaaaaggtGAGTAGATCACTACCATTTCATATGAAGTGTGAAACCACTATTTCATTTGTCAAATGATCATAatataaaagaaataagaaagctATATCAACCAATACAGCAAAACAAGGCCATTCGGGAACGTACGGAAAACCGCTGTACACACCTAGCAAAACAGAGCAACATTACctacagaaaaagaaaagcacggCCACCTAGGAATCTTTCCCTCAACCTCAGAAGATCCAGAAAGTGGGAATCAAGCAACTAGGAACCGCAATTATTCACTGGAAAGAACCCAGGCCTTAAGAGATTGGCCCTTTTTTTTGTGATGATAAGGGAGGCAAGATTGCCAACTGGCTTTTGTTGAAATTAGGGGATcggcccaaaaataaaatagccGAGATATTGTCGGGACCAGATGTGATCGAGTGAATCAGCTTGgcctccttcttttctgttgtgcCTGCCCATTTAGGCTTATCGAGGTTCAGTTGGCAAGTTTCCTTGACGGTCACCATGTGTAACTTCCCTCGTAACAAATAATTAACAaactttgatttttctttttttagtgtTTTTGTGATGATTCACCATTGGACTAAATATCCTAATAGATGCACTAAACATAGTATTAAGCAAGCATATGCATGGAAGACAATGCTCCGCCTTTTAATTTGTGAAAGCACCATGAGCATTGTATAACACAAGTGCTCACGATACCTTTCATTATACTTATGTGATAGAAATTACTGAAGACATATTGCAATGGAAACCGATGCTCGCCAAAGGTGTGGATTGCTCAGGAAGAATTCCTCTTCATTATGTAGCTTCAGATGGTCATCATGATATGGCGAAGCTATTATTAAAGCACGACCCTTCTACAGCCTTCCTTTCAGATGCCAATGGCTTATTTCCCATCCACATTGCAGCTATGATGGGCAACATTACTATAGTTGATCAGATTTTAAAACAGTGTCCGGATGCAGACGAATTATTAGACCAGGACGGAAAAAATTTTCTTCATGTCGCTTTCGAAAGTGGAAAGTTAGATGTGGTCAGAAAAATTATCTCCAAGAGACCGGATCTCAAGAAGCTGTTAAATGACCAGGATAACAAGGGAAATACGCCGTTACACACGGCTGTTAAATACAATGACCAAGGGAGCGTGCATTTTCTTCTCCGGGACAAAACCGTATGCATCAACGTTATCAACCACGACGGCTTCACCCCTCTCGACTTGGCTTACAGTATGTCGGTTGAAGACCAGCAATTCCAGAGGGTAAAACTCTTAACGACCTCGTGCATGTTTTGCTTGCCATACATCACAAGCTGTTGTCTCTCTCTCACGCGCGCGCACACGGACACGAGGACACAGAAAGATTATGCTTGGAGCATAAGCACTTTTTCTTCAACTCACATATATATGAACACCCTAGATATTTTACTAAGCACAAATCTTGATAATGAGCATTCATTTCTTACGATAATAAATGCCAATCTGGTCAACGGGACTTCGGCTCACCGGACGGCACCTTTTAGCTCTTATATTGTGAAGAGATCCAGAATTACCTTTCcttttgtacccaaaaaaatccgtatttttaataaataaataaatattatcatcAAGTCTGGTATGCTCGCTCATAAGAAGTGGATATGTTAATGTTAAGTAAACATGTAGTGTTCTCAATCTTTCAACTAATCTCTCTTTTTATGTTCTAAAATTTTTCTTGTACCGTAGAATGCAGCAGAAGTTTCATATATTGCTTCGTGCTTGGCTTTTACAAAGGCTGTGTCTGGTCCACGAGAATTGCATGATTCAGAAAGCGGTAAATTATCCACTGGTGAGACCAAAGAGAAACTGTCCGGCGATGATAAGTTCAAAAAATTGCCACGGATAGAGGTGGATTTCGGCAGAGATTACGTGCTTGTTTCGTTGTTGATTGCTACGGTGACATTTGCCGCTGGTTTCACCGTCCCCGGGGGGTACGTAGCCGATGATCATCCAGGCCGTGGCACAGCAGTTCTAGCAAAAGAGTATGCCTTCAAGGTATTCCTAGTCTCAGATGCCACCGCGTTGGTCTGCTCCCTCGTAGCCACATCCTGGCTCATAATTGCAGGAATGTCGACAACTAATATAGATACTCGAAGACGAGCCAATTTGGGGGCTATAAATTGTCTACGGGTGGCATCTTTGGGCATGTCCGCTGCATTCGCGATGGGTATATGCGTAATGTTGCCTCCCAGCTGCAAGCGAGTCAGCATTCTTTTATGCTTCATTGTTCTCGGATTCCCTCTTTTACATGGTTTGGTGAGTAATTATGACTCCCGTAGTTTTCTGAAAACAATGAGCATCAGGCAAGAGTATAGAGAATGTATTTGTCCAACCAGACACCCGCATGATAAGAAACGTCTTGGTTTGCCGTGGCCCGGTGGACGTGCCATTTGGCTGCCGCTTACGAGATTGGGCACTTATGCGATCTTTTTCCTGTTAGCGATGCTCTAGGTGTCTAAAAATCGAAGCAGCAGTTGTCAGCATGCATGGCTGATAGAAGTCCAAAGATAGCTTGTGCATTGCATTGGGagtaatattttaattattttttatttttcactgCAATATTTTCTGTCTCTATGCCAAAAATATTAGCTTTTATGGACGTGGCAATAAAATGTTTGTTCTTTTGCTCTCTTGTAAATagaatggaaaagaaaattctctcttttttcagcCTTCTTTAACTGAGCAGAGATTATAACTTCACTTGGTTTTGAGATAGAATTAAATGACGAAGACATGTACTGATGTTTGCAATTTTGGTATTGGATCTTCAACGGGTATATACCGTATAGTATGACATATATTTTGATACCAGCACTCGATATGGAAAAGATATCGAATCTCAACAACCAATCCATTTGGTTTGATACGGCTCGTATGAGATAGTATAGTGTTATATAGCAAATCATAACTCTGGATGCCATAACAAATGATTTTAAGAACCATGCTAATCTTGTGTAATGAGCCAAACTAGAATGGTTTGCTCAGATTCAAGACAAACAAGTCATCGTGCACATGGGTGGCAGGAGACATGCAATTAGACCAAAGATCGTGGGATTTGAGCCAGTTTAGGGGAACGTAGCCCTCGTAGCAGCCGCTGGTCGAGAGTGCATATATCTTTTCCGTCTTAGCCTATTAGCCATAGGATGGAGGCCCGGCCCAGCCCATTAACTCCACAAAGATTCTGCTGTTGCAGGAAATAATCTTGCAGGAAGTTTAAAAGCGTTAAGCTCAATTTGATCTGAATTTCTCCGAATTTGGCCAAGCCAAGTGCAAAGAGAGCTCTAATGACTTTGGAATTGGAGGTTTATTTGGTTGGGGAGAGTTGGATTCTGGAATAGGAATGGGAATCAGTCCCAATTCTAGCCATTTGGTTGGGGGAAATCTCATTTCCTTTCCGATTGCAGAGGAAATGAGAGTGCACTAATCCCTTAAAAATCAATTCCTACTCTTTCTTAGTATTCAAATTTCATTCCAATTCGAATTCCAATTCTAGTCACGAGCCAAACACGTTAAAGGATATGTTCATTTCAATTTCCATTTTAATCCATTCCCATTCTGGTCCCCAACCAAATATGCCCCGGAAAGAAGCGATTTTCAGCAGCGATTAGTAGAGAAAAGcaggagaagagaagggaggcccactacaagaaaatatagTTTTTCCGACTAGAAGCTGCCGACGCTAGTTTAGGTGTAGGATTTCCAAAAGTATAAACCGGGCCTGTTCTAAGTTCATTTCTCCAAAGAGGCCTTTGCGTGTTTCAACTTTAGCCAAATACATCTAATGTTCGGTAACCCAGTGTCTTGCCTGAAATAGATCAAGATGTaagatttaataaaaataattatagatTAGCAATCTCTCTAATTGAAGCAAAGCAGAGAGGTATGGTTCGTGCTTCTTTCGTCTGCACGTATGTACTAAAGAAGCAAAGTCCCACTCGATCAAGAGATTGCATGCCTGCAAGCTCGAATTTATTTATGAGCACAGCAAATGTATACTGTCAGCAAGCTCGAAAATCACCTCCATCTAAATGGGTTTCAAAAGCCAAATTTCATGGATGGGGCGGCCCGCCCTCACTATCGAAGTCCTGAATTGCCATTGACACTCATATACTTCAGACACCATATCTATGCACCAAAGTCCTGAAGTGCCATTGACACTCGTACACTTCAGGCACCATCTATGCACCTCAAACAATAGAGTGCCGTTGGCTATAGCGCATTTGACGTATACAGCAGCACTATACTCCACAAAATGCATTTGGAATAGTGGCGGAGCAGGCTTTGTAATTCAAAGCTCCACCTCATCCTTGGCAGCTTTGGGCTATTCCCGCTTATACAACATCATTGTCCCATTGGCGATGCTTAGAGGGGCATATATGGAAGGTCTTGTCTGGGTCATTACTAGGCTGAGAGCAACTACCGTTGCTCTGGAAGGGGACTCGAGGACTACGATCAGTTGGATAACCAATCAGGTGACCTAGATCAATGGTGCTCGTCCTTTTCTCTTGGATATTTGGAGGACCAGTTCAAGATTTTTGTTCAAtggtgctctctctctctctctctctctctctctctctctctctcaccctaGTCGTTTCGTCCCTCATCCTCTCGTCCATCTCCCTCACCCCACAacacccttcttcttcttcttctctctctctctctctttcacacGCGCGCGCGCTTGCTCTCTCTCGTCCTCCCTCCCTGCCCCACCATATAGccctccttttcctcctcctcgcTCCCACCCATCCTCCTCTCCTAATTGCCCATTGTCATCCCTTACGCACCACGTCTTGTTAGGCATGCTGGGCTGACTTGGGTCGAACCTATTTGGGCTCCA
Protein-coding regions in this window:
- the LOC120107129 gene encoding protein ACCELERATED CELL DEATH 6-like, with product MLAKGVDSSGRIPLHYAALYGHHDTVKLLLKHDPSTAYQPDANGSFPIHIAASRGNVPIIDQILKQCPGTDELLDEWGRNFLHVAFKRGKLDVVKKIISKRPDLRKLLNDEDNAHSYEDTSCLLSVTLEGNTVLHIVANRGHLEIAKKICRKEISLLVAANTRLDTPLYCAARAGDDKMVSLIIQFAREGEIEKKRVLRAKNRDEANALHEAAKYNHRSVAKVLMEEDAGLASMPNSIGMSPLYLAIAAGSLDVAKALLRSSSSEKASPASYGGPNKKTALHAAVLLSREITEDILQWKPMLAKGVDCSGRIPLHYVASDGHHDMAKLLLKHDPSTAFLSDANGLFPIHIAAMMGNITIVDQILKQCPDADELLDQDGKNFLHVAFESGKLDVVRKIISKRPDLKKLLNDQDNKGNTPLHTAVKYNDQGSVHFLLRDKTVCINVINHDGFTPLDLAYSMSVEDQQFQRNAAEVSYIASCLAFTKAVSGPRELHDSESGKLSTGETKEKLSGDDKFKKLPRIEVDFGRDYVLVSLLIATVTFAAGFTVPGGYVADDHPGRGTAVLAKEYAFKVFLVSDATALVCSLVATSWLIIAGMSTTNIDTRRRANLGAINCLRVASLGMSAAFAMGICVMLPPSCKRVSILLCFIVLGFPLLHGLVSNYDSRSFLKTMSIRQEYRECICPTRHPHDKKRLGLPWPGGRAIWLPLTRLGTYAIFFLLAML